From the Spiroplasma alleghenense genome, one window contains:
- the rsmD gene encoding 16S rRNA (guanine(966)-N(2))-methyltransferase RsmD, whose protein sequence is MKVISGKYRGRQLIALEGQNTRPTSARVKEDMFNILSNWFIYENKVSLDLFAGSGALSIEGLSRGIKFAYINDWHAPALQVVKKNLRTISEQDYKIFNWDFKRVLDYLGETKKQVDLIYLDPPFPQINYYYEFFEKISQQNILAVNGVILTEAPEKLDLDKIKNLNLLKYKDFKNKHFYLFRLEEN, encoded by the coding sequence ATGAAGGTTATTAGCGGAAAATATCGTGGTCGTCAATTAATTGCACTTGAGGGTCAAAACACTCGTCCAACAAGTGCGCGAGTAAAAGAGGATATGTTTAATATCTTATCAAATTGATTCATTTACGAAAATAAAGTTTCATTGGATTTATTTGCCGGGAGCGGAGCTTTATCAATTGAAGGTTTAAGTCGCGGAATCAAATTTGCTTATATAAACGATTGACATGCCCCCGCCTTACAAGTAGTTAAGAAAAATTTACGAACAATTTCTGAACAGGATTACAAAATTTTTAACTGAGATTTCAAACGAGTTTTGGATTACTTGGGAGAAACTAAAAAGCAAGTTGATTTGATTTATTTAGATCCACCATTTCCACAAATTAATTATTATTATGAATTTTTTGAAAAGATTAGTCAGCAAAATATTTTAGCAGTTAATGGTGTAATTTTAACTGAGGCTCCAGAAAAACTAGACTTAGATAAAATTAAAAACCTTAACTTGTTAAAATATAAAGATTTTAAAAATAAACATTTTTACTTATTTCGATTGGAGGAAAATTAA
- the gmk gene encoding guanylate kinase has translation MKQKPGRIIILSGPSGVGKGSVNNELFKDKNLNLTYSVSMTTRAPREGEVDGVNYFFVTREYFEEQIKKDAFIECAEFIGNYYGTPKSYVYEQIQAGKNVILEIEVKGAMQVLAQDTKKEILSIFLMPPSLTELKNRIKKRGTESSEIIKQRMDKALLEIPLKWNYQYVIENDNLINAVDKIKDVLQKEDALCSDARQSRYWYLFGVVKEVITMRYLYFVENWKLNVLELVEDNHRVKSEDFDFMNHLTVILSDRIYEDVLAHGFVNSLVDKDFISKKVEKLMLEVDFFSLKQTKLD, from the coding sequence ATGAAACAAAAACCTGGTAGGATTATCATTCTCTCTGGACCAAGTGGCGTGGGTAAAGGAAGTGTTAATAATGAATTGTTTAAAGATAAAAATCTGAATTTAACTTATTCAGTTTCAATGACCACAAGAGCACCACGAGAAGGTGAAGTTGACGGGGTTAATTACTTCTTTGTTACCAGAGAATATTTTGAAGAACAGATTAAAAAAGATGCCTTTATTGAATGTGCAGAATTTATTGGTAATTACTATGGGACTCCAAAATCTTATGTTTACGAACAAATTCAAGCTGGTAAAAATGTTATTTTAGAAATTGAAGTAAAAGGGGCGATGCAAGTTTTAGCTCAAGATACTAAGAAAGAAATTCTATCAATTTTCTTAATGCCCCCAAGTTTAACTGAGTTAAAAAATCGTATTAAAAAAAGAGGAACTGAAAGTTCGGAAATAATCAAACAACGTATGGACAAGGCTTTATTAGAAATCCCGTTGAAATGAAACTATCAGTATGTAATTGAAAATGATAACTTAATTAATGCCGTTGATAAAATCAAAGATGTTTTGCAAAAAGAAGATGCTCTATGTAGTGACGCTCGTCAAAGTCGCTATTGATACTTATTTGGTGTTGTTAAAGAGGTTATTACAATGCGTTACTTATACTTTGTAGAGAATTGAAAATTAAATGTTTTAGAATTAGTTGAAGATAATCATCGTGTTAAAAGTGAAGATTTTGATTTCATGAACCATTTAACTGTAATTTTAAGTGATCGTATTTATGAGGATGTTTTAGCCCACGGGTTTGTTAACAGTTTGGTTGATAAAGATTTTATTAGTAAAAAAGTTGAAAAATTAATGTTAGAAGTTGATTTTTTCAGTTTGAAACAAACTAAATTAGATTAG